A genome region from Labilibaculum antarcticum includes the following:
- a CDS encoding uracil-xanthine permease family protein, with amino-acid sequence MILSQKTSAPNFDNPAKRIIIGIQFLFVAFGATVLVPLLVGIDPSVALFTAGIGTLIFHLITKGKVPVFLGSSFAFIAPIVAATELYGLPGALSGLIAVGVVYGVVSAVIKVWGLRVIEKIFPAIVVGPVIMIIGLSLAPVAVDMAKTNWIISSVALLTAVVIVVYSKGVIKLIPIFVGIIVGYILSVVMGKVDFAPIQDAAWFALPEFVRPELNWGAVLYMLPVAFAPIIEHVGDMYAIGGVAGKKFVKDPGLHRTLLGDGVATAFAGFFGGPPNTTYSEVTGAIALTKVTDPRVLRIAAITAVVFSLIGKVSAFLKTIPQAVLGGIMLLLFGMIASIGIKTLIDAKTDFTKTRNQVIISIILTVGIGGAQISYGTFSLAGIGLASMVGVILNLILPDTSKPIKGSKEK; translated from the coding sequence ATGATCCTATCTCAAAAAACAAGCGCACCGAACTTTGACAATCCCGCGAAAAGAATTATTATCGGGATTCAGTTCTTATTTGTTGCATTTGGCGCAACAGTACTTGTCCCGTTATTAGTTGGTATTGACCCATCAGTCGCATTATTTACAGCAGGAATCGGAACCTTGATTTTTCATTTAATCACAAAAGGTAAAGTTCCTGTTTTTTTAGGCAGTAGTTTTGCATTTATTGCCCCAATTGTAGCAGCTACAGAATTGTATGGATTACCAGGAGCTCTTTCTGGTTTGATCGCAGTAGGTGTGGTATATGGCGTTGTCTCTGCTGTTATTAAAGTATGGGGATTACGTGTTATCGAGAAAATTTTCCCTGCTATCGTCGTTGGGCCGGTAATCATGATTATTGGACTTTCATTGGCACCAGTAGCTGTGGACATGGCAAAAACAAACTGGATAATTTCCTCTGTCGCTTTATTAACGGCTGTTGTTATCGTTGTTTATAGCAAAGGAGTGATTAAGCTTATCCCAATTTTTGTGGGGATAATCGTGGGTTATATCCTTTCTGTCGTTATGGGTAAAGTTGATTTTGCTCCAATTCAAGATGCGGCATGGTTTGCACTTCCGGAATTTGTTCGTCCGGAATTAAACTGGGGTGCTGTGTTGTATATGCTTCCTGTGGCTTTTGCACCAATTATCGAACATGTAGGAGATATGTACGCAATTGGGGGAGTAGCAGGTAAGAAATTTGTAAAAGATCCTGGTTTGCACAGAACGCTTCTTGGTGATGGTGTTGCAACAGCTTTCGCTGGATTTTTTGGTGGACCGCCTAATACAACTTACTCTGAAGTAACTGGAGCTATCGCTTTAACTAAAGTAACTGATCCCAGAGTATTGAGAATTGCAGCAATTACTGCGGTTGTATTTTCTCTTATCGGAAAAGTAAGTGCATTCCTTAAAACAATCCCTCAGGCTGTTTTAGGTGGAATTATGCTATTACTATTTGGTATGATTGCCAGTATTGGAATCAAAACATTGATTGATGCCAAGACAGATTTTACCAAAACTAGAAATCAGGTGATTATTTCTATTATATTAACTGTAGGAATTGGAGGAGCACAAATTTCATATGGAACTTTCTCTTTGG